A genomic window from Streptomyces sp. 846.5 includes:
- a CDS encoding APC family permease, whose product MATTDQTGSSPVATITPDAPAAEHKKLKGGVLGMSGVVFTVLATAAPITAMTGNVPIAIGYGSGTGTPAGFIFATVVLVIFTIGYSAMARHITATGAFYGFITRGLGRVAGLASGLMATLAYVVFEASLIGIFASFFKTDVENFGGPHLSWIVYGLIGIALIAGLGYFDIALSGKVLAIFLVAEVLILLLMGGGVLFHGGGPDGLVAGALNPGKAFTAVAGGSSAIGLFFAFWSWVGFETTAVYGEESRNPTKIIPRATLIVVVALGLLYTFISWMTIAGNGVHQSVAIAQGSTGNPFDLFFGVTQKFVGTWAKDLYLILTVTGSFACALAFHNSASRYLYALGREGLHKAVAPLGRTHDKHKSPHVASIVQSVITLAITLYFFLFQAPSKAAPDVAYYYQFGLLAIMGTMAILIVQAICSISVVWYFHVGKRHPETRNWWRTLVAPLAGAAGMGYVVYLLFTHLSFAAGAASDSPVYTITPYVVIGVGVVGAVIALVLRATNRGRYELIGSTVLAESHER is encoded by the coding sequence ATGGCGACAACCGACCAGACCGGCTCATCGCCGGTCGCCACCATCACCCCCGACGCCCCCGCCGCCGAGCACAAGAAGCTCAAGGGCGGCGTACTAGGCATGTCCGGCGTCGTCTTCACTGTGCTGGCCACGGCCGCTCCGATCACCGCGATGACCGGAAACGTGCCGATCGCCATCGGATACGGCAGCGGAACCGGCACCCCGGCCGGATTCATCTTCGCCACCGTGGTACTGGTGATCTTCACCATCGGCTATTCCGCGATGGCCCGGCACATCACCGCGACCGGCGCGTTCTACGGGTTCATCACCCGCGGCCTCGGACGGGTCGCCGGGCTGGCCAGCGGGCTGATGGCGACGCTCGCCTATGTCGTCTTCGAGGCGTCGCTGATCGGCATCTTCGCCTCGTTCTTCAAGACGGATGTGGAGAACTTCGGCGGCCCGCACCTGAGCTGGATCGTCTACGGGCTCATCGGCATAGCCCTGATCGCCGGGCTCGGGTACTTCGACATCGCACTCTCCGGTAAGGTCCTCGCCATCTTCCTCGTCGCCGAGGTGCTGATCCTGCTGCTGATGGGCGGCGGGGTGCTGTTCCACGGCGGTGGCCCGGACGGGCTGGTGGCCGGAGCGCTCAACCCCGGCAAGGCGTTCACCGCGGTGGCCGGCGGAAGCTCGGCGATCGGACTGTTCTTCGCGTTCTGGTCCTGGGTCGGGTTCGAGACCACGGCGGTGTACGGCGAGGAGTCGCGCAACCCCACCAAGATCATCCCCCGGGCCACGCTGATCGTGGTGGTCGCGCTGGGCCTGCTCTACACCTTCATCTCCTGGATGACCATCGCCGGCAACGGCGTGCACCAGTCGGTCGCCATCGCCCAGGGCTCCACCGGCAACCCGTTCGACCTCTTCTTCGGGGTGACTCAGAAGTTCGTCGGCACCTGGGCCAAGGACCTGTACCTGATCCTGACCGTGACCGGTTCCTTCGCCTGCGCGCTGGCCTTCCACAACTCGGCCTCCCGCTACCTGTACGCGCTCGGCCGCGAGGGACTGCACAAGGCGGTCGCGCCGCTGGGCCGGACCCACGACAAGCACAAGTCCCCGCATGTGGCGTCGATCGTGCAGAGCGTGATCACGCTCGCCATCACGCTGTACTTCTTCCTGTTCCAGGCCCCGTCCAAGGCGGCCCCGGACGTGGCGTACTACTACCAGTTCGGCCTGCTGGCGATCATGGGCACGATGGCGATCCTGATCGTGCAGGCGATCTGCTCGATCTCGGTGGTGTGGTACTTCCACGTCGGCAAGCGGCACCCGGAGACCCGGAACTGGTGGCGCACGCTGGTCGCACCGCTGGCCGGCGCGGCGGGCATGGGGTACGTGGTGTACCTGCTCTTCACCCACCTCAGCTTCGCCGCCGGCGCGGCCTCCGACAGCCCGGTCTACACGATCACCCCGTATGTGGTCATCGGTGTCGGCGTGGTCGGCGCGGTCATCGCGCTGGTACTGCGGGCCACCAACCGGGGCCGCTACGAGCTGATCGGCAGCACCGTCCTCGCCGAGTCCCACGAGCGCTGA